In Helianthus annuus cultivar XRQ/B chromosome 3, HanXRQr2.0-SUNRISE, whole genome shotgun sequence, a single window of DNA contains:
- the LOC110933593 gene encoding uncharacterized protein LOC110933593, which produces MDSTDLAIEKHAFELYTHAISTEVRKEIYKGKLFCYIVNTEDWDDGCVYYVNQLDKRNNATNTFTVILELSNQSVSCSCNNFIRIGYLCRHIFCVYRVNNIERIPAQYVVKRWSRDVLPKSLFSIESRYGVDTRPQAAARSQILEIVTECVDALRSDVGGLSSFAEQIKELKCKLLNGGPVDDKANNDNYAAVEELLGVSLDGDVTLDNPDGIRNKGRGKRRRLSRAPQDGTSNSAVKPPKTPRLCRTCMKYVTGHDSRNCKKMKNKNKSGNEDEDSSSASQEST; this is translated from the exons ATGGACAGTACTGACCTAGCTATTGAGAAGCATGCTTTTGAGTTGTATACACATGCAATTTCTACAGAAGTAAGAAAAGAGATATACAAGGGGAAGCTGTTTTGTTACATTGTAAACACGGAGGATTGGGATGATGGTTGTGTTTACTATGTGAATCAATTGGACAAACGTAACAATGCAACCAACACATTCACG GTTATACTTGAGTTGAGTAACCAGTCGGTATCCTGTTCATGCAACAACTTCATCCGTATTGGATATCTGTGTAGGCACATTTTTTGTGTTTACCGGGTAAACAATATTGAAAGAATCCCGGCCCAGTATGTTGTTAAGCGTTGGTCTAGGGACGTGCTTCCTAAAAGTTTATTTTCTATTGAGAGTCGATATGGCGTTGACACTCGTCCACAAGCTGCTGCGAGAAGTCAGATTCTTGAGATCGTAACTGAATGTGTGGACGCATTAAGAAGCGATGTTGGAGGACTTTCCTCTTTCGCTGAGCAGATAAAGGAACTGAAATGCAAGTTACTAAATGGAGGACCAGTTGATGACAAAGCCAACAATGATAACTATGCTGCTGTTGAAGAATTGCTTGGTGTTTCTTTAGATGGGGACGTAACTCTCGACAATCCAGACGGGATCAGGAACAAAGGACGCGGCAAACGCCGACGATTGTCTAGAGCACCTCAGGATGGAACGAGCAACTCTGCTGTCAAACCTCCCAAAACACCCAGGCTTTGCCGAACCTGTATGAAGTACGTGACTGGGCATGATTCAAGaaattgcaagaaaatgaagaacAAGAACAAATCGGGTAACGAGGACGAGGACTCAAGCTCTGCGAGTCAGGAGTCCACTTGA